The Armatimonadota bacterium region GAGGTCTACCAGAACTACTTCCGGGCCTGGTATGACCAGCACCGCTTCTATGACTACCTGCAGCAGCGCATCGATATGGCCCGGGACATGATGATCAGCAAGAAGACGGTCATCGGCCTGAGCATCTCCTCGGACTACGGCTCGATCACCCCTGAGGAGCTTGAGGACCAGATCCGGTACATCCGCGCGCACGGGCCGGAAATCCGCGGCCTGGCGTTTTTCACCACAAGCCGATGCGACCCCGAAGTCCTCAAGCGGGCCAATGACTGCTGCTATCGGTACTGGGTGAAGCCTGCGGTGGGGATCTTCAGCGAAGCCGACCTGACCTTCTCGGACTACCAGCCCCGGAATCACGGCGTTGTGCGGATCAACGCGACGGTGCATAATGTGGGCGGCAGCACCGCGGCGCCGGTGGCAGTGCGCTTCTGGGAAGGCGACCCGGCCAACGGTGGGAAGCTCATCGGCCAGCGCAGCATCGCCTCGATCCCCGCGGCCCGCTGGGTGGATCCCCTGGCTCGCGACGCGGCAAGCATCGAACCTGCGGAAGCCATGCGCAAGGAAGGTTTCGGCATGGTCACCGTGTCTATGGACTGGAAAGCAACTTCCAGCGGACCGGTCGAGATCTGGGCGGAGATCGTGCCGGATGACGGCTACACCATCATCCGCGGTTTCCAGTCGAAGAGAATCAGCGTCAAGTAGGGACGGGAATGATTGGTCGCGCGCAGGCCGACCGTCCCGGTCGGCATGAACGACTGGAACATCGCACCCACACCAACCCTTCACATAACTGAAAGGCCGTGAATCGTCATGTCTCAGGATGTCATGACCAATCTCGTCTACCTGTCTCATGTCCTCGGGGATCCCGCCAATGACTTCGCGATCCTCGGCGAGGGCAACACTTCCGCCCGCGCCGATGCCGAGACCTTCTGGGTCAAGGCCAGCGGCACCGAACTGCGCACCATGCAGCCCGATGGTTTCGTCCGGGTGCGGTTCGACAAGATCATGGAGCTTCTCCAGTTCGAGGACGTCTCCGATGATCTGTGCAAGGAATACTTCGACGCCGCCTCCGTAGACGCCGCCGGCAAGCGGCCCTCCACGGAAGCGCTCATGCACGCGATCCTGCTCTCCATGCCCGATGTCAATTATGTCGGGCATACCCACCCCACCGCCATCAATATGTTCACCTGCGCCAATGAGGGCAAGCAGGCCTGGCAGGGCCGGCTGTTTCCCGATGAGATCGTCTGCTGCGGCGTCGCCCCGGTCTGGGTGGACTACACCGACCCCGGCATCCCCCTGGCCCGGGAGGTCAAGACCCGGATTGAGGCGTATATTCAGGAGTACGGCGTGCGCCCCAAGGTGCTTCTGGTGCAGAATCACGGCTTGATCGCCATCGGCGCCACGCCGTCGGAAGTGATCAATGCGACGATGATGATGTGCAAGACCGCGCGGGTCCTGTGGGGAACTTTCGCCCTGGGCGGGCCGCACTATCTCACACCGAAACAGGTGGAGCGCATCTTCACTTGGCCGTCCGAGAAGTACCGCATGCAGCTACTCGAGAACCGCTGAGTTACCGCGGGGATCATACTGAGCCTGAAAGGACAATCTGATATGACTTTCGAAGAATACAAAGCCGGCGTGGGCGCCATCCCCGAGAAGATGCTAGCCTGGCAGGTGTTCGGCAGCGGCCTCGAAAACGTGGGCATCAACGGCAAGCCGGTTGAGATCGACACCTACCAGGTGGGGCCCGACCAACTCCTCGCCCGTGTCGACGCAGCAGGCCTGTGCTTCTCCGACGTGAAGATCCTCAACCTGGGCGGAGAGCACCCTCGATTGTTCGGGCGCGACCTCAAGAACGACCCCATCGTCATGGGGCACGAAGCATCTATCACAGTGGTCAAGGTTGGCGAGAAGTACCAGGGCAAGTACAAAGTGGGCGACAAGTTCGTCGTCCAGGCGGAAGCTTACTACAAGGGCAAGAACCTGGCCTTCGGGTACATGCTCCCCGGCGCACTGCAGGAATACACCATTATCGGCCCGGAACTGCTTGAGGGCGATGACGGCTGCTATCTACTTCCCGTAAAGCCGGAGACCGGATATTCCGAAGCCGCACTGTCCGAACCCTGGGCCTGCGTGGTCTGCGCCTACCGGGTCAAGCCCCGCACCAGCCTGAAGTCCGGCGGAACGGTGTGGATCGTGGGCACGCCCGGCAGCGAGAACATGAGTTTCAACTTGGGCGCTTTCGAGTACTCCGGCGTCTACCCTGCCCGCGTGTTCCTCACCGACGTGCCCGCTCCTTTGGCAAGCCAGATTACCGACCTGTGCGCCAGCGCCGGCATCTCCGTGATCACGACCGCCCCGCTGGCCGGACTGGACCCGGCCGCGGTCTTCCCCGAAGCCGGCGTGGATGACGTCTTCGTCCTGGGCTCCGGCAGCGCGGAAGTGGTCGAGACTGCCGACAGGGTCCTGGCAAAACACGGAATCCTGAATCTTCTCGCCAATAGCCCCCTCCCCCGTCCCGTGAGCGTCGACGTGGGCCGCGTGCATTATGACGGCACCTTCTACCAGGGCGGTAAAGGACCTGACGCTTCCGCCGGGTATACCCGCAAGCGTGGCCCTGCCCTGACCAAAGGCGGCAAGGCATGGATGCTCGGTGGCGCAGGGCCCATGGGCCAGATGCACGTCCAGCTTGCTATCGAGATGAAGGACGGGCCGTCAGTCATTGTCGCCAGCGATATTGATCCCGAACGCCTGGCTACCGTGCCCGAGCGCTTCGGTCAGAATGCCAGGGACAAGGGTATTGAGCTCATCTGCCTCAATCCCAAAGAGATGGGCGATGAGGCTTTCGATGCGAAGCTGCGCGAGATCGCCCCGGATGGCTTCGATGATGTCGTCGTTCTCGTGCCTGCACCGCCGCTTGTCACCCAAGGCTCGAAGTACGTGGCCCAGGACGGCTGGCTCAATATCTTCGCAGGTGTTGCACGGGGGACTCTCGCGACACTGGATGTGAGCGACGTCGCCCTGCGCGGCGTGCGCTACACCGGCACCAGCGGCTCATCCATCGACGACCTGCGCAAGACCCTGAGTCTCACCGAGGGTGGGGAGCTCTCGCCCAATCGTTCGGTGGCCGCAATCGG contains the following coding sequences:
- a CDS encoding zinc-binding dehydrogenase — protein: MTFEEYKAGVGAIPEKMLAWQVFGSGLENVGINGKPVEIDTYQVGPDQLLARVDAAGLCFSDVKILNLGGEHPRLFGRDLKNDPIVMGHEASITVVKVGEKYQGKYKVGDKFVVQAEAYYKGKNLAFGYMLPGALQEYTIIGPELLEGDDGCYLLPVKPETGYSEAALSEPWACVVCAYRVKPRTSLKSGGTVWIVGTPGSENMSFNLGAFEYSGVYPARVFLTDVPAPLASQITDLCASAGISVITTAPLAGLDPAAVFPEAGVDDVFVLGSGSAEVVETADRVLAKHGILNLLANSPLPRPVSVDVGRVHYDGTFYQGGKGPDASAGYTRKRGPALTKGGKAWMLGGAGPMGQMHVQLAIEMKDGPSVIVASDIDPERLATVPERFGQNARDKGIELICLNPKEMGDEAFDAKLREIAPDGFDDVVVLVPAPPLVTQGSKYVAQDGWLNIFAGVARGTLATLDVSDVALRGVRYTGTSGSSIDDLRKTLSLTEGGELSPNRSVAAIGGIYAAYEGLDGVKNARFPGKVVIYPQIRDLPLTPLEDLADVLPEVAAKLSPQGAWTREAEIELIKHFLPE
- a CDS encoding class II aldolase/adducin family protein, which translates into the protein MSQDVMTNLVYLSHVLGDPANDFAILGEGNTSARADAETFWVKASGTELRTMQPDGFVRVRFDKIMELLQFEDVSDDLCKEYFDAASVDAAGKRPSTEALMHAILLSMPDVNYVGHTHPTAINMFTCANEGKQAWQGRLFPDEIVCCGVAPVWVDYTDPGIPLAREVKTRIEAYIQEYGVRPKVLLVQNHGLIAIGATPSEVINATMMMCKTARVLWGTFALGGPHYLTPKQVERIFTWPSEKYRMQLLENR